In a genomic window of Alcanivorax sp.:
- a CDS encoding DUF423 domain-containing protein — protein MKTLLLLGALNGALAVILGAFGAHGLKSRVDESMLAVWSTASEYHFYHALAMLLCGLLAKAFAASGMITAGWVLFAGTLVFSGSLYVLVLSGQKWLGAITPLGGTALIIGWLMLAWSLFKAV, from the coding sequence ATGAAAACTCTGCTACTACTCGGCGCCCTGAACGGCGCACTGGCCGTTATCCTCGGCGCCTTCGGTGCCCATGGTCTGAAATCCCGCGTGGACGAATCCATGCTGGCCGTGTGGTCCACCGCCAGCGAATACCATTTCTACCATGCCCTGGCCATGCTGCTGTGTGGGCTGCTGGCCAAGGCGTTTGCTGCCAGCGGCATGATCACCGCCGGCTGGGTGCTGTTTGCCGGCACTCTGGTGTTCAGTGGTAGCCTGTATGTACTGGTGCTCAGCGGTCAGAAATGGCTCGGCGCCATTACCCCGCTGGGCGGCACCGCGCTGATCATCGGCTGGCTGATGCTGGCCTGGTCCCTGTTCAAGGCAGTTTGA
- the thiS gene encoding sulfur carrier protein ThiS gives MKLTVNGDILTLDGSTIADLVTQLNLAGRRLAVEVNRDIVPKSRHADFVLKDGDVVEIVHAIGGG, from the coding sequence ATGAAGCTTACCGTCAACGGCGATATCCTTACCCTGGATGGCTCCACCATCGCGGATCTGGTGACTCAGCTGAATCTGGCCGGCCGGCGGCTGGCCGTGGAAGTGAACCGGGACATTGTTCCGAAGAGCCGGCATGCCGATTTCGTTCTGAAAGACGGCGACGTGGTGGAAATTGTTCATGCCATCGGTGGTGGCTGA
- a CDS encoding thiazole synthase, with protein MSDLLTIAGNTYSSRLLIGTGKYKDFDETREAIETSGAEIVTVAIRRTNIGQNADEPNLLDFISPDKYTILPNTAGCFSAEDAVRCCKLARELLDGHDLVKLEVLGDQKTLYPNIPHTLKAAQELIDDGFKVMVYTNDDPIVAKELETMGCVAVMPLGSLIGSGLGILNPHNIRLIMEEAKVPIIVDAGVGTASDAAIAMEMGCDGVLLNSAVAHAQKPVLMASAMKKAIEAGREAFLAGRMPRKAYASASSPLDGISR; from the coding sequence ATGTCCGATCTGTTGACCATTGCCGGTAACACCTATTCTTCCCGACTGCTGATCGGCACCGGCAAGTACAAGGATTTCGACGAAACCCGCGAGGCCATCGAAACCAGCGGCGCCGAGATCGTCACCGTGGCCATTCGTCGTACCAATATTGGCCAGAATGCGGATGAGCCCAACCTGCTGGATTTCATCAGCCCGGACAAATACACCATCCTGCCCAACACCGCCGGCTGCTTCTCTGCCGAGGATGCGGTGCGCTGCTGCAAGCTGGCTCGGGAACTGCTGGATGGTCACGATCTGGTCAAGCTGGAAGTGCTGGGCGACCAGAAAACCCTGTACCCGAACATCCCCCACACCCTGAAGGCCGCTCAGGAGCTGATCGACGACGGCTTCAAGGTGATGGTGTACACCAACGACGACCCGATTGTGGCCAAGGAACTGGAAACCATGGGTTGCGTGGCGGTAATGCCGCTGGGCTCCCTGATCGGCTCCGGGCTGGGCATTCTCAACCCGCACAACATCCGCCTGATCATGGAAGAGGCCAAGGTGCCAATCATCGTGGATGCCGGCGTCGGCACCGCCTCCGATGCGGCCATTGCCATGGAAATGGGCTGTGACGGCGTGCTGCTCAACTCTGCGGTGGCCCATGCGCAGAAGCCGGTATTAATGGCCTCGGCCATGAAGAAAGCCATCGAAGCTGGACGGGAGGCTTTCCTGGCCGGGCGCATGCCCCGCAAGGCCTATGCCTCTGCCTCATCGCCGCTGGACGGCATCAGCCGCTAG
- the trmB gene encoding tRNA (guanosine(46)-N7)-methyltransferase TrmB gives MLDFIKQDKDPETGKVMRKVRSFVLREGRLTAGQRNALDTLWPQFGLERADGLLDPQAVFGRDAPRVLEIGYGMGHSLADMAQADPDKDFIGIEVHRPGVGALLMEIQQRGLSNLRSYCDDAVEILELCIPDNSLARVQLYFPDPWHKKKHHKRRIVQPAWVALVHRKLQPGGVLHMATDWENYSEHMMDVMNGADGFTNLAGIGQFSPRPAWRPETKFERRGEKLGHGVWDLLFEKG, from the coding sequence ATGCTCGACTTCATCAAACAGGATAAAGACCCGGAAACCGGCAAGGTCATGCGCAAGGTGCGCAGCTTTGTGTTGCGCGAAGGCCGTCTCACCGCCGGTCAGCGCAATGCGCTGGATACCCTCTGGCCGCAGTTTGGCCTGGAACGTGCCGACGGCCTGCTCGACCCGCAAGCGGTGTTCGGCCGTGATGCACCACGGGTGCTGGAGATCGGCTACGGCATGGGCCACTCCCTGGCGGATATGGCCCAGGCCGATCCGGACAAGGACTTTATCGGTATCGAAGTGCATCGCCCCGGTGTCGGCGCCCTGCTGATGGAGATCCAGCAGCGCGGTCTGAGCAACCTGCGCAGCTACTGCGATGACGCGGTGGAGATTCTTGAGCTGTGTATCCCCGATAACAGCCTGGCCCGGGTACAGCTTTATTTTCCCGATCCCTGGCACAAGAAAAAGCACCACAAGCGCCGCATCGTCCAGCCCGCCTGGGTGGCCCTGGTGCATCGCAAGCTGCAACCCGGCGGCGTACTACACATGGCCACGGACTGGGAAAACTATTCCGAACACATGATGGATGTGATGAACGGTGCCGACGGCTTCACCAATCTGGCCGGTATCGGCCAGTTTTCACCGCGACCAGCATGGCGCCCGGAAACCAAGTTTGAACGGCGCGGGGAGAAGCTCGGGCACGGGGTGTGGGATCTGCTGTTTGAGAAGGGCTGA
- a CDS encoding MFS transporter, giving the protein MAKQDLLERLYAQVANEEDARTCTDISEAACREVPGNFFRIISANTLTKIGDLLINPKTVLAWLIAAVGAPSSLAALLVPIRESGSLIPQLMIGALVRRYPVRKGFWALGAVLQGLAVLGMGVAVWMLEGMQAGLTIVGLLVLFSISRGFCSVAMKDVQGKCIPKSRRGRLTGLSATLSGAITFALSLVIFRGGEDPSMAFYGALLASAGVAWLVAAGVFFTVDEYPGASEGGNNAFKEALASLGLLKTDAPFRRFVITRALLMASSLASPFLVLVAQEQASLPLLLGSFVLASSLASTVSATVWGYMADTSSRNVMVRGGGLAALVCLLAGGFAAWGPQADWLHWLYPLAFFVLAIAHAGVRIGRKTYMVDMAGGTKRTDYTAVSNTVIGVLLLAVGGISAGVAMLGNDWALLVLGSMGAIGVFSALSLKDV; this is encoded by the coding sequence ATGGCAAAACAGGATCTTCTCGAGCGCCTCTACGCCCAGGTGGCCAACGAGGAAGATGCGCGCACCTGCACGGATATCAGTGAGGCTGCCTGCCGGGAGGTGCCCGGGAATTTCTTTCGCATTATCAGTGCCAATACCCTGACCAAGATCGGCGATCTGCTGATTAACCCGAAAACTGTGCTGGCCTGGCTGATCGCCGCGGTGGGCGCGCCGTCGTCGCTGGCGGCATTGCTGGTCCCCATCCGGGAGTCGGGCTCGCTGATTCCCCAGTTGATGATTGGCGCCCTGGTGCGTCGCTATCCGGTGCGTAAGGGGTTCTGGGCACTGGGGGCAGTCTTGCAGGGACTGGCCGTACTGGGGATGGGGGTCGCTGTGTGGATGCTGGAGGGCATGCAGGCGGGCCTGACCATTGTGGGCTTGCTGGTCCTGTTCAGTATCAGTCGCGGCTTCTGCTCGGTGGCCATGAAGGATGTGCAGGGCAAATGCATTCCCAAATCCCGCCGCGGCCGCCTTACCGGGTTGTCTGCCACGCTGTCGGGCGCCATCACGTTCGCGCTGTCACTGGTGATCTTTCGCGGTGGTGAGGACCCGTCCATGGCGTTTTATGGCGCGTTGTTGGCGTCGGCCGGGGTGGCGTGGTTAGTGGCTGCTGGTGTGTTCTTCACCGTCGACGAGTATCCGGGGGCCAGCGAAGGCGGCAATAACGCCTTCAAGGAAGCGCTGGCCAGCCTTGGCTTGCTGAAAACCGATGCCCCTTTCCGCCGTTTTGTGATCACCCGTGCCTTGCTGATGGCCTCGTCGCTGGCCTCACCGTTCCTGGTGCTGGTGGCCCAGGAGCAGGCTTCCCTGCCGCTGTTGCTGGGCAGCTTCGTACTCGCCTCCAGTTTGGCCAGCACCGTCAGCGCCACGGTCTGGGGGTATATGGCTGACACCTCCAGCCGCAACGTGATGGTGCGCGGCGGCGGGCTGGCGGCGCTGGTCTGTCTGCTGGCCGGTGGTTTTGCCGCCTGGGGACCCCAGGCTGACTGGCTCCACTGGCTGTATCCGCTGGCCTTCTTCGTGCTCGCCATCGCCCATGCCGGCGTGCGCATCGGCCGCAAGACCTACATGGTGGATATGGCCGGTGGCACCAAACGCACGGACTATACCGCGGTCAGTAATACCGTTATCGGTGTTCTGTTGCTGGCGGTGGGTGGCATCAGTGCGGGGGTGGCGATGCTGGGCAATGACTGGGCCTTGTTGGTGCTGGGGAGCATGGGGGCTATCGGGGTATTTAGCGCGTTGTCACTGAAGGACGTTTGA
- a CDS encoding homoserine O-acetyltransferase: MPQQIPHDAPWSAEDSVGLVEAKTLQFDTALELECGRTLSSYELVYETYGTLNSDASNAVLICHALSGHHHAAGYHSTDDKRPGWWDTCIGPGKVIDTNRFFVVSLNNLGGCHGSTGPSSINPESGQPWGPDFPMMTVKDWVNSQARLADVLGITRWAAVIGGSMGGMQALQWSIDYPDRLSHAVVIAAAPKLSAQNIAFNEVARQSILTDPNFHGGRYYLHDTYPRQGLILARMVGHITYLSDDAMRMKFGRDLRAGRFHFGFDVEFQVESYLRHQGEVFSRNFDANTYLLMTKALDYFDPAREFDNSLETALAKPECKFLVMSFTSDWRFAPERSREIVNGLVHAGRDVSYAEIDTPKGHDAFLLDIPEYTKLFGAYMHRVANEVENGVNNVEAGNHA, translated from the coding sequence ATGCCGCAACAGATCCCCCACGACGCTCCATGGTCTGCCGAAGACTCTGTCGGTCTGGTCGAGGCCAAGACGCTCCAGTTTGATACCGCCCTCGAACTGGAATGCGGTCGTACCCTGTCGTCCTACGAGCTGGTCTACGAAACCTACGGCACCCTCAACAGCGACGCCTCCAATGCGGTGCTGATCTGTCATGCCCTGTCCGGCCATCACCATGCCGCCGGATACCACAGCACTGACGACAAGCGCCCTGGCTGGTGGGATACCTGCATCGGCCCCGGCAAGGTGATCGATACCAACCGTTTTTTCGTGGTCAGCCTGAACAATCTGGGTGGCTGCCACGGCTCCACCGGCCCGTCATCCATCAACCCGGAAAGTGGTCAGCCCTGGGGCCCGGATTTTCCCATGATGACGGTGAAGGACTGGGTGAACAGCCAGGCCAGACTGGCGGATGTGCTGGGTATTACCCGCTGGGCCGCTGTGATCGGCGGCAGCATGGGCGGCATGCAGGCATTGCAGTGGTCCATCGACTATCCGGACCGGCTCAGCCATGCGGTGGTGATCGCGGCGGCACCCAAACTGTCTGCCCAGAACATTGCCTTCAATGAAGTGGCGCGCCAGTCCATCCTTACCGACCCCAACTTCCACGGCGGCCGTTATTACCTGCATGACACCTACCCCCGTCAGGGGCTGATCCTGGCGCGCATGGTCGGCCACATCACCTACCTGAGCGACGACGCCATGCGCATGAAGTTCGGCCGCGACCTGCGTGCCGGCCGCTTCCATTTCGGCTTTGACGTGGAATTCCAGGTGGAATCCTATCTGCGCCACCAGGGCGAAGTGTTCTCGCGCAACTTCGACGCCAACACCTACCTGCTGATGACCAAGGCGCTGGACTATTTCGATCCGGCCCGGGAGTTCGATAACTCTCTGGAAACCGCCCTGGCAAAGCCGGAGTGCAAGTTCCTGGTCATGTCATTCACTTCGGATTGGCGTTTTGCGCCGGAGCGCAGCCGGGAAATCGTCAACGGCCTGGTCCATGCCGGCCGCGATGTGAGCTACGCGGAAATCGATACCCCCAAAGGCCACGACGCCTTCCTGCTGGATATCCCCGAATACACCAAGCTGTTTGGCGCCTACATGCACAGGGTCGCCAACGAGGTGGAAAACGGCGTCAACAATGTGGAGGCAGGCAACCATGCGTGA
- the metW gene encoding methionine biosynthesis protein MetW yields the protein MRDDLQLISDWIPADASLLDLGCGDGTLLAHLQHHKQIRGYGLEINQDNLAACFEKGVNVLEQDLDEGLGNFQNHRFDYVVMTQALQAVLRPDQILNEMLRVGREAIITFPNFGHWRVRAYLGLKGRMPVSSALPYEWYNTPNIHLCTVQDFETHCRKSNIRILERQVINRRHRSGVLARLWPNLFGEIAIYRVTV from the coding sequence ATGCGTGATGACCTGCAACTGATCAGTGACTGGATCCCCGCTGACGCCAGCCTGCTGGATCTGGGCTGTGGTGACGGCACCCTGCTGGCCCACCTGCAGCACCATAAACAGATTCGTGGCTACGGCCTGGAGATCAACCAGGACAACCTGGCAGCCTGTTTCGAAAAAGGCGTCAACGTGCTGGAGCAGGATCTGGACGAAGGGCTGGGCAACTTCCAGAACCATCGCTTTGACTATGTGGTGATGACCCAGGCGCTACAGGCGGTACTGCGCCCGGACCAGATCCTCAATGAAATGCTGCGCGTGGGCCGCGAGGCCATTATCACCTTTCCCAACTTCGGTCACTGGCGGGTACGCGCCTACCTGGGCCTGAAGGGGCGCATGCCGGTGTCTTCCGCGCTGCCCTACGAATGGTACAACACCCCGAATATCCACCTGTGCACGGTTCAGGATTTCGAAACCCATTGTCGCAAAAGCAACATCCGCATCCTGGAACGGCAGGTGATCAACCGCCGTCACCGCAGCGGCGTACTGGCACGGCTATGGCCGAACCTGTTCGGGGAAATTGCGATTTACCGGGTGACGGTATAA
- the rdgB gene encoding RdgB/HAM1 family non-canonical purine NTP pyrophosphatase, which yields MEKIVLASGNAKKLAEMQRLLEPLNIQVVAQSEFSVPEADETGTTFVENAIIKARNASKHTGLPAIADDSGIEVAALNGAPGVYSARFSGVGATDAKNNALLVEMLADAPDVSRSARYVAVIVLMRHEDDATPLICQGTWDGEIVLEPQGDQGFGYDPHFFVREKNCTAAQLPAEEKNAISHRGKAMAQLIQALQ from the coding sequence ATGGAAAAAATCGTTCTCGCCTCCGGCAACGCCAAGAAACTCGCCGAAATGCAGCGCCTGCTGGAGCCGCTTAATATCCAGGTGGTCGCCCAAAGTGAATTTTCCGTGCCGGAAGCGGATGAGACCGGCACCACCTTTGTGGAAAACGCCATCATCAAGGCCCGCAATGCCAGCAAACATACCGGCCTGCCCGCCATCGCCGATGACTCGGGGATTGAAGTGGCTGCACTGAACGGCGCCCCCGGGGTGTACTCGGCACGGTTTTCCGGGGTCGGCGCCACCGACGCCAAGAACAACGCCCTGCTGGTGGAGATGCTGGCTGATGCACCGGACGTTTCCCGCAGCGCCCGCTATGTGGCCGTGATCGTACTGATGCGCCACGAGGACGATGCCACGCCGCTGATCTGCCAGGGTACCTGGGACGGGGAAATCGTACTGGAGCCCCAGGGGGATCAGGGTTTTGGCTATGACCCGCATTTCTTCGTGAGAGAAAAGAACTGCACCGCCGCCCAGCTACCCGCGGAAGAGAAAAACGCCATCAGCCATCGGGGCAAGGCCATGGCCCAGCTGATCCAGGCACTACAGTAA
- a CDS encoding YaiI/YqxD family protein produces the protein MHIWVDADACPRPVKEVLFRAAQRVQIPCTLVANQQVAVPRSPLIRAIQVGQGFDVADNEIVRRCQPGDLVVTQDIPLAAEVVAKGAEAVTPHGHWLDKDTVRERLNMRDFMEEMRSAGMQTGGPSSYSSQDKGRFANALDRWLARIQK, from the coding sequence ATGCATATCTGGGTAGATGCGGACGCCTGTCCGCGGCCGGTGAAAGAGGTGTTGTTTCGGGCGGCGCAGCGAGTACAGATTCCCTGCACCCTGGTGGCCAATCAGCAGGTGGCGGTGCCCCGTTCTCCGTTGATCCGTGCCATTCAGGTGGGGCAGGGTTTTGATGTGGCGGATAACGAGATTGTTCGCCGTTGTCAGCCGGGGGATCTGGTGGTCACCCAGGATATTCCGTTGGCGGCGGAAGTCGTGGCGAAGGGTGCGGAGGCAGTGACGCCCCACGGCCACTGGCTGGACAAGGATACCGTGCGCGAGCGGCTGAACATGCGCGATTTCATGGAGGAGATGCGCTCCGCCGGCATGCAGACCGGCGGGCCGAGCAGTTATTCCAGCCAGGACAAGGGCCGTTTTGCCAATGCCCTGGACCGCTGGCTGGCCCGCATTCAGAAATAG
- the hemW gene encoding radical SAM family heme chaperone HemW codes for MPLKNPPLSLYIHTPWCVRKCPYCDFNSHERGELPEAAYLQALLADLDQDLPLIGDRPVETVFIGGGTPSLLSGDFYRQLFQGIRQRLSLSDQAEITLEANPGTVEAGRFAGFREAGINRLSIGVQSFNNTHLQALGRIHDAGAAIQAAHQAREAGFTTFNLDIMHALPGQSREQALADLEQAMDLQPTHLSWYELTIEPNTVFYRSPPDQPSPDHMADTEQAGFALLASQGYRRYEVSAFAKDGHACRHNLNYWGFGDYLGIGAGAHGKITNASRGTIHRYQKTRKPEDYLANPEEARRQYQPVAEDDRLFEALMNGLRLVAGIRLQTVEDNTGLPAAQWINNLGELQQQGLLEVTAQRLHCTEKGMHHLNGVLERLAEALSQSA; via the coding sequence ATGCCCCTCAAGAACCCTCCGCTCTCCCTCTACATCCACACTCCGTGGTGTGTGCGCAAATGCCCCTATTGCGACTTTAATTCCCATGAACGGGGCGAGTTGCCGGAGGCGGCTTATCTACAGGCACTGCTGGCGGACCTGGATCAGGACCTGCCGCTGATTGGAGATCGTCCGGTGGAAACCGTCTTTATTGGCGGCGGCACACCAAGTCTGCTGTCCGGGGATTTTTATCGGCAGCTGTTCCAGGGTATCCGGCAACGGCTGTCTCTGAGTGACCAGGCCGAGATCACCCTGGAGGCCAACCCCGGCACTGTGGAAGCCGGTCGTTTCGCCGGTTTTCGGGAAGCCGGTATCAACCGGTTGTCGATCGGGGTGCAAAGCTTCAACAATACCCATCTGCAGGCCCTGGGGCGCATTCATGACGCCGGGGCCGCTATCCAGGCCGCCCACCAGGCCAGGGAGGCCGGCTTCACTACCTTCAATCTGGATATCATGCATGCCCTGCCCGGCCAGAGCCGGGAGCAGGCCCTGGCCGATCTTGAGCAGGCCATGGATCTGCAACCCACACACCTGAGCTGGTACGAGCTCACCATTGAACCCAACACGGTGTTCTACCGCTCCCCCCCCGATCAACCAAGCCCTGATCACATGGCCGACACCGAGCAAGCCGGCTTTGCCCTATTGGCCAGCCAGGGTTACCGCCGCTACGAAGTGTCGGCCTTTGCAAAAGACGGCCATGCCTGCCGGCATAACCTGAATTACTGGGGGTTCGGCGATTACCTGGGGATCGGCGCCGGCGCCCACGGCAAGATCACCAATGCGAGCCGAGGCACCATCCACCGCTACCAGAAAACCCGTAAGCCGGAAGACTATCTGGCCAACCCGGAAGAAGCCCGCCGCCAGTACCAACCAGTGGCAGAAGACGACCGCTTGTTTGAAGCCCTGATGAATGGCTTGCGACTAGTGGCCGGTATCCGGTTACAGACTGTAGAGGACAACACCGGGCTTCCTGCGGCACAATGGATTAACAATCTGGGGGAACTCCAGCAACAGGGATTGCTGGAGGTCACCGCTCAGCGGCTGCACTGCACCGAGAAGGGCATGCATCACCTGAACGGGGTATTAGAAAGGCTGGCAGAGGCGCTATCACAAAGCGCTTGA
- a CDS encoding TetR/AcrR family transcriptional regulator, with protein MIKTRSGREQALAEREQLFIEATRQQLCNEGLLGIQMAAIARSCNFATGTLYHHFASKEDLLIAVCTELTTTRREYFQRVADSDLSTRDKMLAFAVAYALFAQHYPEHFRLEQYVMTEVVWQAASANRREQLLEATQPIGRMVEQVVKDAMENGELQTHGLAPLAFSIGQWSMSMGMHTLIHAEGILDMYDLKDPYRMLLRNIQLQLNAMQWQPLADDPFDDNALDQKVNGLCKTLFNDLCSEKKHCLTLG; from the coding sequence ATGATCAAGACACGGAGCGGGCGCGAACAGGCGCTGGCAGAACGCGAACAACTGTTTATCGAAGCTACTCGCCAGCAACTGTGCAACGAAGGCCTGCTCGGCATTCAGATGGCCGCCATTGCCCGAAGCTGCAATTTTGCCACCGGCACCCTTTACCACCATTTTGCCTCCAAAGAAGATTTGCTGATCGCGGTCTGCACGGAACTGACCACCACCCGCCGGGAATACTTCCAGCGCGTCGCCGACTCAGACCTGAGCACCCGTGACAAGATGCTGGCCTTTGCCGTGGCCTATGCCCTGTTCGCCCAGCACTACCCTGAGCATTTCCGGCTGGAACAATATGTGATGACCGAAGTGGTCTGGCAGGCAGCATCTGCCAACCGCCGGGAACAACTGCTGGAGGCGACCCAGCCCATCGGACGCATGGTAGAACAGGTGGTCAAGGACGCCATGGAAAACGGCGAACTGCAAACCCACGGTCTGGCACCGTTGGCTTTCAGCATCGGCCAGTGGTCCATGAGCATGGGCATGCACACCCTGATCCACGCGGAAGGGATTCTGGACATGTATGACCTGAAAGACCCGTACCGGATGCTGCTGCGCAACATTCAGCTACAGCTCAATGCCATGCAGTGGCAACCATTGGCAGACGACCCTTTCGATGACAATGCGCTTGACCAGAAGGTGAACGGTCTGTGTAAAACGCTTTTCAACGATCTTTGCAGCGAAAAGAAGCACTGCCTGACCTTGGGTTAA
- a CDS encoding porin family protein — MKKLCASLVLCGLGVVSANSYADGYLAVGYAQLEQNDRFFGDDRFDTGDLVVKLGADINEYFGAEMRLGTTVISNEESVAGGDLEYRQNYFYGGYVRARWSNKTALTPYAVLGIARAKETLDTPMGSFNDDWTDSSYGAGVDLDITDSLAINAEYVLYRDKDNVTIKGPAASLVWRF, encoded by the coding sequence ATGAAAAAGCTTTGTGCCTCACTGGTGTTGTGCGGTTTGGGGGTCGTATCGGCCAACTCCTATGCAGATGGTTACCTTGCCGTGGGTTATGCCCAGCTTGAGCAGAATGATCGCTTTTTTGGTGATGATCGTTTTGATACTGGTGACCTGGTCGTCAAGTTGGGCGCTGACATTAATGAGTACTTCGGTGCTGAGATGCGGTTGGGGACGACGGTAATCAGCAATGAGGAGTCCGTAGCTGGCGGTGACCTGGAATATCGTCAGAATTATTTCTATGGTGGTTATGTGCGAGCCCGCTGGTCCAACAAGACTGCGCTGACTCCCTATGCGGTACTGGGCATTGCCCGCGCAAAAGAAACCCTGGATACCCCGATGGGTTCTTTCAATGATGACTGGACCGATTCGTCTTATGGGGCAGGTGTGGATCTGGATATTACTGACAGTCTGGCGATCAATGCAGAATACGTTTTGTATCGTGATAAGGACAATGTGACGATCAAAGGGCCGGCCGCTTCTCTGGTTTGGCGCTTCTAG
- the mutM gene encoding bifunctional DNA-formamidopyrimidine glycosylase/DNA-(apurinic or apyrimidinic site) lyase, producing the protein MPELPEVETTLRGIRPHLEGRILKAVTVRDPRLRWPVSDALYALKDCPVIALRRRAKYLLIELEAGQVMIHLGMSGTLRVVEAALPLRKHDHVDLLLDSGKVLRFNDPRRFGSVLYQPGAEPHALLAALGPEPLGDEFDGDWLFARSRGRKVAVKSFIMDNATVVGVGNIYAQESLFLAGIHPSRAAGRISRERYQRLAGAIKAVLARAIEAGGTTLKDFTSAEGQPGYFAQSLSVYGRAGLPCPQCASLLKADRHGQRSTSYCPQCQR; encoded by the coding sequence ATGCCCGAACTACCCGAAGTGGAAACCACCCTCAGAGGCATTCGCCCCCATCTGGAAGGGCGCATCCTGAAAGCGGTTACCGTGCGTGACCCGCGGCTGCGCTGGCCGGTCAGTGACGCCCTGTATGCGCTGAAGGATTGCCCGGTAATCGCCTTGCGGCGCCGGGCCAAGTACCTGCTGATCGAGCTGGAGGCAGGCCAGGTGATGATCCACCTGGGCATGTCCGGCACCCTGCGTGTGGTGGAGGCGGCGTTGCCGTTGCGCAAGCATGATCATGTGGATCTGCTGCTCGACAGTGGCAAGGTGCTGCGTTTCAACGACCCCCGTCGTTTCGGCAGTGTGTTATATCAGCCCGGCGCTGAGCCCCATGCATTACTGGCCGCGCTGGGTCCGGAGCCGCTGGGGGATGAGTTCGATGGCGACTGGTTGTTCGCCCGCTCACGGGGGCGAAAGGTAGCGGTGAAAAGCTTCATCATGGATAACGCCACGGTGGTCGGGGTAGGGAATATTTATGCGCAGGAAAGCCTGTTTCTTGCCGGTATCCATCCTTCCCGAGCGGCAGGGCGCATTTCCCGGGAACGTTATCAGCGCCTGGCAGGTGCCATCAAAGCGGTACTGGCCCGAGCCATTGAGGCTGGCGGCACCACCCTTAAGGATTTCACCAGTGCAGAGGGGCAGCCGGGCTATTTTGCCCAGTCCCTGAGCGTCTATGGTCGTGCGGGCTTGCCCTGCCCACAATGTGCGAGCCTGCTCAAGGCTGATCGCCACGGGCAGCGCAGTACCAGCTATTGCCCGCAATGCCAGCGGTAG